In Methanosarcina siciliae T4/M, one genomic interval encodes:
- the ygiD gene encoding 4,5-DOPA-extradiol-dioxygenase: MEKVIPVLFIGHGSPMNAIEENEFTESWREISEKIPKPKAILAISAHYEREDSSVTSNEKPRTIHDFYGFPKELYDLKYDCSGSKELITEVKNLAQEVNLDSRWGIDHGVWCVLSKMYSDADIPVAELSINRKLSMQQHYDLARKLCKLREEGILIFCTGNVVHNLMLARMSETPYKWATSFDEKVKKYVTARDDLKLVNYESLGEDALLSVNSAEHYIPLVYALGATDKKESVSFFCEKIVFASVSMRCILFEAKNG, encoded by the coding sequence ATGGAAAAAGTGATTCCAGTCCTGTTTATAGGTCATGGTTCTCCTATGAATGCCATCGAAGAAAATGAGTTTACAGAAAGCTGGAGAGAGATTTCCGAAAAAATTCCCAAGCCTAAAGCAATCCTGGCAATATCCGCACACTATGAGAGAGAGGATAGCAGTGTTACTTCAAACGAGAAACCGAGAACAATCCACGATTTTTATGGGTTCCCAAAGGAATTATACGACCTGAAATATGATTGCTCAGGCTCAAAGGAACTAATTACAGAAGTAAAAAACCTGGCTCAGGAGGTTAATTTAGACAGCAGATGGGGCATTGACCACGGAGTCTGGTGCGTACTTTCGAAGATGTATTCTGATGCTGATATCCCGGTAGCCGAACTAAGCATAAATCGAAAACTCAGTATGCAGCAGCACTATGATCTGGCAAGGAAACTCTGCAAATTAAGAGAAGAGGGGATTCTTATCTTCTGCACCGGAAACGTAGTGCATAACCTCATGCTGGCAAGAATGTCCGAAACTCCATATAAATGGGCAACGAGTTTTGATGAAAAAGTGAAAAAATACGTTACAGCCAGAGACGACCTGAAGCTGGTCAATTATGAATCACTCGGGGAAGATGCATTATTGTCCGTCAATTCCGCCGAACATTATATCCCTTTAGTCTACGCTCTTGGCGCAACAGATAAAAAAGAAAGTGTCAGCTTTTTTTGCGAAAAGATAGTTTTTGCATCAGTTTCCATGCGCTGTATATTGTTTGAGGCTAAAAATGGATGA
- a CDS encoding PocR ligand-binding domain-containing protein yields the protein MRKNLRNSGIDKKLVDDVLNQNEQRFRLKLEKGLSPARAVENLELAEIIDVQAIQPLLDNFYKLTHIPIGLNDLKGNVLAGAGWQDICTKFHRVHPVTCRHCVESDINLSSGVAPGEFKFYRCKNNMWDAVTPIMVGYHHVGYVFAGQFFFDDEPLNYEFFRAQARKYGFNEEEYIAALEKVPRLSRESVDTGMAFFMTFANMLSQLSYSNIKLAQLLEERDVLVNVLQKTREDFDRAQEVGNIGSWRLDLCNNVLTWSDENHRIFGIPKGTPLTYETFLSTIHPDDREYVDGEWKEGMEGKPYDIEHRIIADDKVKWVREKAYLEFDRDGSLIAGFGITQDITERKRAEEALRLSNIYNRSLIEASLDPLVTIGSDGKITDVNNSTEIATGYSRDELIGTDFSDYFTEPEKAKEGYQRVFQKGLVRDYPLEIQHKDGHTTPVLYNASVYKDESGKVIGVFAAARDITELKKAEKALKKAHDNLENLVEERTGQLEKAYNSLKESEKSLSEAQRMAHIGNWEWDTLTNRSYWSDELYRIFGLTPRKFGLPYSEALNYIHPDDRDYMNNAVKRALNGEPYEIDYRIISADGTERVVHAQGEVIFNEENNSIKMRGTVQDITERKKAEEALEKIQETHIKEIHHRIKNNLQVISSLLSLEAEKFGDEKMLESFRESQNRVASMALIHEELYKGKELDTLDFAAYLQKLAADLFDSYNLGNSGISLKLDLEKIHLDLDIAIPLGIIVNELISNSLKHAFSAEKSGEIHISLCKKESFTANDYIPGPCPSCTGKNNLHYILTVADNGKGIPEEIKFPNTDSLGLQLVNLLVEQIDGYIELKMDSGTKFTIWFRNPET from the coding sequence ATGAGGAAAAACCTGCGAAATTCCGGTATAGATAAAAAGCTAGTAGACGACGTTCTGAACCAGAATGAACAGCGTTTCAGGCTGAAGTTGGAGAAAGGTCTCTCGCCTGCTCGGGCGGTAGAGAACCTGGAACTGGCCGAGATTATTGATGTACAGGCTATCCAGCCTCTGCTGGATAATTTCTATAAACTTACTCATATTCCCATAGGCTTAAACGACCTCAAAGGCAATGTTCTGGCAGGTGCTGGATGGCAGGATATCTGTACCAAATTCCACAGGGTTCATCCCGTAACCTGCAGGCACTGTGTAGAAAGCGATATAAATCTATCCTCAGGTGTTGCCCCTGGCGAGTTTAAGTTCTACAGGTGCAAGAATAATATGTGGGATGCAGTGACTCCCATCATGGTGGGGTACCATCATGTCGGCTATGTCTTTGCAGGGCAGTTTTTTTTTGATGACGAGCCTCTGAACTATGAGTTTTTCCGGGCCCAGGCCAGGAAATATGGCTTCAACGAGGAAGAATACATAGCAGCGCTTGAAAAAGTTCCAAGGTTAAGCAGGGAATCTGTGGACACGGGTATGGCCTTTTTCATGACATTTGCCAACATGCTCTCACAACTAAGTTACAGTAATATCAAGCTGGCTCAGTTGCTGGAGGAACGCGACGTCCTGGTAAATGTGCTGCAGAAGACCAGGGAGGATTTCGACCGCGCCCAGGAAGTGGGAAATATCGGGAGCTGGCGCCTGGATTTATGTAATAATGTATTGACATGGTCCGATGAAAATCACCGTATTTTTGGCATCCCAAAAGGTACCCCTCTGACCTATGAAACTTTTCTCTCAACGATTCATCCGGATGATAGGGAATATGTGGATGGGGAATGGAAGGAGGGGATGGAGGGCAAACCATACGACATCGAGCACCGCATTATCGCGGATGATAAGGTAAAGTGGGTACGTGAAAAAGCTTATCTTGAATTTGACAGGGACGGATCGCTGATTGCCGGCTTTGGTATAACGCAGGACATCACCGAGCGCAAAAGAGCAGAAGAAGCTCTCAGATTATCAAATATTTATAATCGCAGTTTGATTGAAGCCAGTCTGGACCCTCTTGTAACCATCGGGTCAGACGGAAAAATAACCGATGTCAATAATTCCACCGAAATAGCTACCGGCTATTCTCGCGATGAACTTATAGGTACAGATTTCTCGGACTATTTTACTGAGCCTGAAAAAGCCAAAGAGGGTTATCAGCGTGTTTTCCAGAAAGGATTGGTACGGGATTATCCTCTTGAGATTCAGCATAAAGATGGACATACAACTCCTGTTCTATATAATGCTTCGGTTTATAAGGATGAATCCGGCAAGGTTATCGGGGTCTTTGCTGCTGCGCGTGATATCACAGAACTTAAAAAGGCAGAGAAAGCTCTAAAAAAAGCACATGATAATTTAGAAAATTTGGTTGAAGAGCGCACAGGACAGCTTGAGAAAGCTTACAACTCATTGAAGGAAAGCGAAAAAAGCCTTTCCGAAGCTCAAAGAATGGCTCATATTGGAAATTGGGAATGGGACACTTTAACTAACAGGTCTTACTGGTCTGATGAATTGTATCGAATTTTTGGGCTTACACCCCGAAAATTTGGCTTACCTTACAGTGAAGCTTTGAATTACATACATCCTGACGATCGGGACTATATGAATAATGCCGTTAAAAGAGCTTTAAATGGAGAACCCTATGAAATTGACTACAGGATAATTTCAGCTGACGGAACAGAACGTGTGGTTCATGCACAGGGTGAAGTCATTTTTAACGAAGAAAATAACTCTATTAAAATGAGAGGGACAGTTCAGGATATTACCGAGCGCAAAAAAGCTGAAGAAGCTCTTGAAAAAATCCAGGAAACCCACATAAAAGAAATCCACCACAGGATCAAGAATAACCTGCAGGTAATCTCATCTCTCCTCAGCCTCGAAGCTGAGAAATTCGGGGATGAAAAAATGCTTGAATCTTTCCGGGAAAGCCAGAATCGTGTGGCTTCAATGGCCCTGATTCATGAAGAACTCTATAAAGGAAAAGAGCTGGACACACTTGATTTTGCAGCCTATCTTCAGAAGCTGGCTGCAGATCTTTTCGACTCATATAATCTTGGAAATAGTGGTATCAGCCTGAAGCTTGACCTTGAGAAGATTCATCTTGATTTGGATATTGCAATACCTCTTGGCATTATCGTGAACGAGCTCATCTCAAATTCTCTGAAGCATGCCTTCTCCGCCGAAAAATCAGGTGAAATCCATATCAGTCTCTGCAAAAAAGAAAGTTTTACTGCAAACGATTATATCCCCGGCCCCTGCCCTTCCTGTACAGGTAAGAATAACTTGCATTACATACTCACCGTAGCGGATAACGGAAAAGGCATTCCCGAAGAAATAAAGTTCCCAAATACGGATTCTCTCGGACTCCAGCTTGTAAACCTGCTTGTTGAGCAAATAGATGGTTATATAGAACTCAAAATGGATTCCGGAACAAAATTCACTATCTGGTTCCGAAATCCGGAAACATGA
- a CDS encoding TolB family protein: MKNKGEICSIALASTFLVFVFLILISVAASAAQVTKIGTGYDPAVYDNKVVWTNGVVIHLYDLTNGTDTTFSSAGASSPDIYDNKLVWRDESSGTPRLAVYDIPTATKSYITQNVDQFSKPAIYGNRIVWSADDNVYLWDISTSTQTKIGNGSNPDIYDTKVVYYSYSEDPEADITIRMYDIDTQEKITVTSYGDPNTPRIWGTNVIWSDVYNHQGYIEMYNTSTKKTIDVTQPLGTDPDGNEYGASTGTHIAIQNDKIAYNKCVDDYEGKPGVYVYNISTGQSTLIYEYPEEVYTTPEVYNNTVVWGMDKNYVDGTVGNDIYLYSLAA, translated from the coding sequence ATGAAAAATAAAGGGGAAATATGTTCAATAGCTTTAGCTTCAACATTCCTGGTTTTTGTTTTTTTGATTTTAATTTCAGTTGCAGCTTCAGCAGCCCAAGTTACGAAAATTGGCACAGGATACGATCCTGCTGTTTATGATAACAAGGTAGTATGGACAAATGGGGTTGTTATTCATTTATACGACCTGACCAACGGAACAGACACTACGTTTAGCTCTGCTGGGGCTTCTAGTCCGGATATTTACGATAATAAGTTAGTGTGGCGTGATGAAAGCAGTGGAACACCAAGGCTTGCTGTGTATGATATACCAACAGCCACAAAAAGTTACATCACGCAGAATGTAGACCAATTTAGCAAACCTGCTATTTACGGCAACAGAATCGTCTGGAGTGCAGATGATAATGTGTATCTATGGGACATATCTACATCCACACAGACAAAAATAGGAAACGGTAGTAATCCCGACATATATGACACAAAAGTGGTGTATTACTCATATTCAGAAGATCCGGAAGCGGATATAACTATCAGGATGTATGATATCGATACGCAGGAAAAAATAACTGTTACTTCATATGGAGATCCAAACACACCGCGTATATGGGGTACTAACGTCATCTGGTCTGACGTATATAATCATCAGGGATATATTGAGATGTATAATACATCAACAAAGAAAACCATAGACGTTACACAACCACTTGGCACCGATCCAGATGGAAATGAATACGGTGCCAGTACAGGGACACACATTGCCATACAAAATGATAAAATTGCATACAATAAATGTGTTGATGATTACGAAGGCAAACCTGGAGTATATGTATATAACATATCTACGGGACAAAGCACCCTAATATATGAATATCCTGAAGAAGTTTATACGACACCGGAAGTATACAATAACACTGTTGTATGGGGAATGGACAAGAACTATGTTGATGGTACGGTTGGCAATGATATATACTTATACAGCCTTGCAGCCTGA
- a CDS encoding DUF5050 domain-containing protein, whose product MVNREDRYLDRYLILLASTVLLLVLFISTLPVALGFSLHSNRLTIKETQLTTNSSDEAYPSIYGDRVVWQDLRNGKNWDIYMYDLSTSRETQITTDPAAQYFPAIYGDRIIWTDARNGKADIYMYDLSTSTESQITTSGSVESGSALYGDRIVWIDYREGWENLDIYLYDFSSSTETQITTNESNQWGELDIWGNMIVWRDQRNGNNDIYMCTVSGEDAGSEVEPEIRSEVEPELGSEVEPEPEGEGSISKNTSGFEIVYSVVGLLAVFLQWRR is encoded by the coding sequence ATGGTAAATAGGGAAGATCGGTATTTAGATCGGTACTTAATTCTTTTAGCTTCAACAGTTCTGCTTTTAGTTCTGTTTATTTCCACCTTACCTGTGGCGCTGGGGTTTTCTCTGCACAGTAACCGGCTGACCATAAAGGAGACTCAGCTAACCACAAATAGTTCGGATGAGGCCTACCCTTCAATCTACGGGGACAGGGTGGTGTGGCAGGATCTGCGCAATGGGAAGAACTGGGACATCTACATGTACGATCTCTCAACTTCCAGGGAGACTCAAATCACCACTGACCCTGCAGCCCAGTACTTTCCTGCCATCTACGGGGACAGAATAATCTGGACCGATGCCCGTAATGGAAAAGCTGACATCTACATGTACGATCTTTCCACTTCTACCGAATCTCAAATAACCACAAGCGGATCCGTTGAATCCGGGTCTGCTCTCTACGGGGACAGGATAGTGTGGATTGACTACCGTGAAGGGTGGGAAAATCTGGATATCTACCTTTACGACTTTTCCTCCTCCACGGAAACTCAGATCACGACCAACGAATCAAACCAGTGGGGAGAGCTTGATATCTGGGGAAACATGATCGTCTGGCGGGATCAACGCAATGGGAACAATGACATTTACATGTGCACGGTCTCAGGGGAGGATGCAGGGTCAGAAGTAGAACCAGAAATAAGGTCAGAAGTTGAACCGGAACTGGGATCAGAGGTTGAACCGGAACCGGAAGGGGAAGGAAGCATAAGCAAAAACACTTCTGGGTTTGAAATTGTGTATAGTGTCGTTGGTTTGCTTGCTGTGTTCTTGCAGTGGAGAAGATAA
- a CDS encoding IS1634-like element ISMac23 family transposase, whose protein sequence is MMNLKTKIRAFPTIPNKNICVPIGSMLAVQYFYEKLNFSDVFGKHKSRGLDLNSLLIGLVSYKLTENFSIKEAGKWLNQKEILEILNLESFHEKVLYRTLEILGRNKEEILSDILGNLFSVYDFEETDINLDWTSITLYGTKSKLGKFGYSRDHRPDKLQITVGVSELKKPINIPIGVTVNKGNVLDLQHFPETYNQVKSKLKKGSLIVFDKGANTVENIKLIQEDKMTYLTSMKLNSSDDKIIEKFDVTKVEQIDSEKGIYGIKIVKPNSIKYFYFSESLQEKQLEAKARTVLKKLQEAKEIQEIIVKNKKLPKKFRINNELIEIDYSFKTKLEELSDDEAIELLKSSIINGREGFFCLKSDKNLTLEKALEIYREKDSIEKIFNSLKNEIQIKPLRVWSENSIHGAIILGFIAQLFISLMRYEFEEIKHKSTKFIKKSLKNLTLTIKFVKNGLRNYIFANFDKINSLIVTKMGTIP, encoded by the coding sequence TTGATGAATCTAAAAACAAAAATAAGAGCATTCCCTACTATTCCTAACAAGAATATATGTGTTCCTATCGGCTCGATGCTTGCTGTTCAATACTTTTATGAAAAACTTAATTTCTCTGATGTTTTTGGTAAGCATAAAAGCCGAGGTTTAGATCTCAATAGTTTATTAATAGGCTTGGTGAGCTACAAGCTCACCGAGAATTTTAGCATTAAAGAAGCTGGCAAATGGTTAAATCAGAAAGAAATTCTCGAGATTTTGAATCTCGAGAGCTTTCATGAAAAAGTTCTTTACAGAACACTTGAGATCCTGGGGCGCAACAAAGAGGAAATTCTTTCTGATATTTTAGGTAATCTATTTTCCGTTTATGATTTTGAAGAGACAGATATAAACCTTGACTGGACAAGTATAACTCTTTACGGCACAAAATCCAAGCTTGGAAAGTTTGGATATAGCAGAGATCATAGACCTGATAAGCTTCAGATAACAGTTGGAGTAAGTGAACTCAAAAAACCAATTAACATACCCATTGGAGTTACAGTAAACAAAGGAAATGTTCTTGATCTGCAACATTTTCCTGAGACATATAACCAGGTAAAAAGTAAACTCAAAAAAGGATCTCTTATTGTTTTTGATAAAGGCGCTAATACAGTTGAAAACATTAAGCTGATACAGGAAGATAAGATGACATATCTTACTTCCATGAAACTGAATTCAAGTGACGATAAAATCATTGAGAAATTTGATGTAACTAAAGTAGAACAGATAGATTCTGAGAAAGGAATTTATGGGATAAAAATAGTCAAGCCAAATAGCATTAAGTATTTCTATTTCTCAGAATCATTACAAGAAAAACAGTTGGAAGCAAAGGCAAGAACTGTTCTGAAGAAGTTACAGGAAGCAAAAGAGATACAGGAGATAATTGTCAAAAATAAAAAGCTTCCCAAAAAATTCAGAATAAACAATGAGTTGATTGAGATTGACTATTCTTTTAAGACTAAGCTCGAAGAGCTTAGTGATGATGAAGCGATAGAACTACTAAAGAGTTCCATAATTAATGGAAGAGAAGGATTTTTCTGCCTTAAATCAGACAAGAATTTGACACTTGAAAAGGCATTGGAAATATATCGAGAAAAGGACTCTATAGAGAAAATATTCAACTCACTTAAAAACGAAATACAGATTAAGCCGTTAAGGGTTTGGTCAGAAAATAGCATTCATGGAGCTATTATACTGGGATTTATTGCTCAATTATTCATATCGCTGATGCGATATGAATTTGAGGAAATCAAGCACAAATCCACAAAATTCATCAAAAAAAGCTTGAAAAATTTGACACTTACAATAAAGTTCGTGAAAAATGGACTCAGAAATTATATTTTTGCTAATTTTGATAAGATCAATAGCTTAATTGTAACAAAAATGGGCACTATTCCATAG